The Hymenobacter swuensis DY53 genome includes the window TCTGTGAACGTGAGCAGATTTACGCCGCTCACGTACAGGCGGGCCGTACTGAGGTGCGCCAGCTTGAGTACCGAGGCGGGCAGCGTGTAGCCCAGCGTTACGGTTTTCAGTCGCACATACGAGCCGTCGGACAGGAAGCGGGACGATTCACCGGCCCCACCAGTGGAAAAGTCGTTGCCGGTCCGGGGAATGTCGAACAGTACGGCACGGGGCACGTTGGTAATGTCGCCGGGGTTCTGCCAGCGGTCCAGTTGGTCGGTGGTCAGGTTATCGAAGCCGCCGGTAGCATTGGCCGACTGGAATTTGCCGCCGCCGTCGTAAATCTGGTTGCCAAATACGCCCTGAAACGTCACGCCCAGGTCAATGCCTTTAAATGTAAATGTGTTCGTGACGCCGCCCGTCCAGTCGGGGTTAGGGTTGCCGATGTACACGCGCACGGCATCGTCGTACACATTGGTGGTGTTGCGGTTGGTGCTACCGTCGGTATTGGTGGTGTTCAGGTAGTACAGCGCGTCACCATTGGCGGGGTCCACGCCGGCGTATTCTACCCCGAAGAAGGCCCCGATGGGCCGGCCTTCGATGGCCCGGTTCAGGAAGCCACCATCAATTACTTGGCCCTGCAGGTCAGTAAGCTTATTGCGGTTGATGGAAAAGTTCAGGCTGGTGTTCCAGGTGAAGGCTCCTTCCAGATTCCGCGTGTTGAGGGCAACCTCCAGCCCTTTGTTTTCCAGCTTGCCCACGTTGCGGAACTGTCGGGCAAAGCCGGAAGTGCCGGGCACGTTTACGTTAAGAGCGAGGTCATCCGTCTTTTTCTGGTACACATCCACTTCCCCACTGATTTTCCCTTCTAGGAAGCCGAACTCCAGGCCCAGGTCGGCCTGCCGAGTTGATTCCCACTTAAAATCGGGATTCTCAATCTGGAAAGGCCGCTGTCCGGGCACTCCGGCGTAGCCGGCATCCCCGGCCCAGAGGCCACGCGGCCCGAAATCGGGGAAGTCCTGGTTACCGGTCAGACCGTAGCTGAAGCGCGGCTTCAGGAAGCTCAGCACCTTCTGGTCGCTCAGGAAGGATTCCTCCGTGAGTACCCAACCGACGGACGCGGCCGGGAAGTAGCCAAAGCGGTTGTTGGCCCCGAAGCGCGACGAGCCATCGGCGCGCAGGCTGGCACTCACCAAGTACTTGTTGGCAAAGGAGTAGTTGGCCCGGCCGAAGTAGGATACCAGGGAGCTGCCCGTTTCACGCGAGGAGCCTGCCGTAATCAGCGCCGAGTTGAAAATCGTGCGGTACGAGTCGCTGGGAAACTGCTGCCCCGAGACGCTGTTGGACTTGATTTTGCGCTCCTCATAAGCCGTACCTGCTACTACTTCCAGTGTGTGGTTTTCGTTGAAGGTGTTGCGGTACGTGAGGAAGTTGTTGGTAGTGAAGCGGGCATTGGTCACGCGCCGGTTAAACCCGTCGCCGTTGTTGGGGCCGCTGTTGCGGGCCGTTACGCGGCCGGCAAACTGGTCTTCTTCCTGATTGAGAATGTCCACCCCAATTTCGGTCCGGAAGGTCAGGCCCTTGATGAATTCATACTGCGCGTATACGTTGCCCAAATTGCGGTACACCAATGCCACGTACGACGACCCGATTTTGCTCAGAACGGGATTGTAATACGTGGGGTAGTTGGTGTTCGGATTGCCCGTAGCGGGGTCCAGCTGCCCGCTGACGAGGTTGGTACGCGGATCAATGAGTGGCGTGATGGGTGCCAGCGCCACAATCTGCATGGGGTTGCTGAAGGCGTTATCGTTGGCAATCCGGTTGTTGCGCGTGCGCGTCAGGTTGAAGTTCAGGCCCAGCGAGAACTTATCCGATACCTTATGGTCGAGGTTGGTGCGAGCACTGATTTTCTCAAACTTGTTCCCAATCAGAATCCCCGACTGGTCGCTGTACAGGCCCGAAACAAAGAAGCGCGTCTTCTCCGAGCCCCCGCTCACGCTCAGATCATACTGACTGAAGGGCGCGTCTTGGAACGCTTCTTCCTGCCAGTCGGTATTTACTGCGGCGGTCTGGTAATCGTTGTTGCCGGCTGAGTAGCGCTGCAGTCGGCTTTCCGTGAAGTCCACCAGATCGGCATTCACCCCCGCCTCCCGGAAGTAATCCACGTATTGCTGCGCGTTAAGGAAGTCCTTTTTGTTGGTGGGCGTACTACGGCCGGTCTGGTAGCCGAGCGTGAAGCGAGTGTCGCCGCTTTTACCGCGTTTGGTGGTGATGAGCACGACGCCGTTGGATGCCCGTGAGCCATAAATAGCCGACGCCGACGCATCTTTCAGAATGCTGATGCTCTCAATGTCGTTGGGATTGAGGTCGGCAATGGGGTTGGTGGCAGCGGCAGTAGCCGACTGGTCCTCCGAAATAATGGGAATACCATCAATTACGTATAGCGGCTGGGTACCGCCGCTCACGGAGCTGGTCCCGCGCACACGCACCTTAATGCCTTGCCCCAGCTTACCGCTGGAATTTTCAATGAACACCCCGGCCGCTTTACCCTGAATGGCCTGCTCAAAGCTGGGTACCGGTGCATTCTGCACTTCCCGGCCGCCCAGTTGCGTAATAGCCCCCGTCAGATCCTGCTTCGACTGCGTGCCGTACCCCACTACCACGGCCTCCCCGAGTTCGTTAGCTGCGGTTTTCAGGGTAGCCGTCACGCTGGTCCGGTCCCCAACCACTAGGTTCTGGGTATCAAACCCGATGGAGCTCAGTACCAGCGTGGCACCGGGTTGTACGCTCAATGTAAAGCTTCCGTCGGTTCCAGTGCTGGTGCCGTTGGAAGTACCCCGCTCCAGTACCGTGACACCGGGCAGGCCCGTGCCCGCCGCATCCGTCACCCGGCCGCTTACAGTGCGCGTTTGAGCCGAGGCAGTGGTAGCCAAAATCAGTCCACAGCCAAGTGGAATCAAGTATTTGTGTTTCATACAACCAAGCCCTCCTTGAGGCCGATTAGAGTGAAAAAAAATCCGGGGCAGCCCCCCGGTAAAAGAAATCTAAGTCCGTAAGGTAATATAGTTTCATTGTCTTCCCTGAATATTCCCTCCGACAATGTATTCGAATAAACGCATTTTATAGGCAATTAGGGTCTTTTAGGTGGGCTTTTCCCATCTTCCCAACCAGCTCGCCACCATGCTCAGGGCGGTCAGGTGGTTTCAGACTTGCTCACTCCCTACCTTTACTCCAACCTGCCGGGCAGTTTCCGGCACTTCACATTCCGACCTGTACTATTAATGCCTGATATCCAGTATATCACCGAAGCCGCCGCGGTTGCCCAGGCAGCTGAGGCCCTGCAGCAAAAGCCCCGCGTGGGCATCGACCTGGAGTTTGACGACATGCGCCACCGCTACGGCCGCAACCTCGCTCTGATTCAGATTTTTGACGGCGAAATCGTTTACCTGATTGATCCGCTGCCCCTCACCAACCCGGCGCACGACCTAGAGCCGCTGTGGGCTATTCTGCGTGACCCGGCCGTGGAAAAGGTCTTCCATAGCTGCAAATCCGATATTCTACTCCTCGATGAGCTGTACGATGTGCATGTGCGCAACATCATCGACACGAGCGTACAGTACACGCTGCTGGCCGAAGCCGATAACAACATTTCCCTGGGCCGCCTGATTCAGCAGGAGCTGGGCTTGGAGGTGGACAAAGGCGAGCAGAAATCGAACTGGCTGAAACGGCCCCTTACGGAAGGCCAGAAGCACTATGCCGCCAACGACGTGCTGTACCTGTTCGAGTTGACGGACCGGCTGCAGGCCAAACTGGCCGCGCTGGGCCGCACGACGTGGTCGGAGCAGGAAAACCAGGCGCTGGAGGAAGTGCGCTACAGCCGCGACGAGCGGCCTTATCTGCGTCTGGCAGGCAAGTACCGGATTCAGCCCCAGGAGCTGCCTATGTTCCGCGACCTGTTTCTGCTGCGCGACGAGGTAGCTCGCCACATTGACCGGCCCTCATACATGGTAGCTAGCAACGACCGGCTGGCTGAACTGACCCGGCTGCCCGTAACCAGCTCCGGCCACTTACGCAACGCCCCCGGCCTGCACCCCGAGCTTAAGCGCAGCCCCTTTGCCGAGCGGCTGGTAGAGCTGGCCAACGAAGACCGCCCCGCCGAGCCAGTCCTCCCGGCCGAGCAGCGCCGCTTCCCGTTCCGCCGTCGGCTTACCGGGGCCAAAGCCGCCCAGGCCGATGCCCGCGAGGCTCTGCTACTGGCCCTGAAAAACCACCTGGCCGAAGACCAAAGCCCTATTATGGCGAATCTGGTCCTCAGCAACCGCCTCATTGCCGATATAATTGAGCAGGGGGCCGACCAAACGCTGCGGCCCTGGCAGCATGCCTTGCTGCAGGAAACGGCCCAAAAGCACGAGCTGGACTTTCAGCAGATTGCCCGCCCCTTCGACCTGCAGGGGTAACGGCAGCAGAACAACCAGAAACGGCCGCCCGATACAGTATCGGGCGGCCGTTTTGCTGCATGGCATGTCGTGCTTACTTCAGCTTTTCGTTCTGCTGATGGCGGGTAGCGTCGCGCTGGGTTTTCTTGAGGAGGTTGCTTTCCAGGGCTTCGGTCAGGTTAACGCCGGTTTGATTGGCTAGGCAGATGACCACGAATAATACGTCGGCCAGCTCATCGGCCAGCACTTTGTCTTTATCTGATTCTTTGAACGACTGCTCCCCGTACTGCCGGGCAATAATGCGAGCCACTTCTCCCACTTCCTCGGTCAGCATGGCCATATTGGTCAGCTCGTTGAAATATCGGACCCCGGTAGTCTGAATCCAGTGGTCGACGGTTTGCTGGGCTTCTTCGATAGTCATAAGGAGCAGAGATGATGCGAAACGAAGACGAAAGGTACGGGCAGAACGGTTTGCTCATTGCTTCTCCGAAGAGTCCAGCACAATCGTCACGGGGCCGTCGTTGAGCAACTCCACCTGCATATCGGCCCCAAACTCGCCGGTGGCTACGGCGCGCCCCAGCAGGTCACTGACCAGCTGCACAAACTGCTCATACAGCGGAATGGCAACAGGCGGCGGGGCGGCTCCGGTGTAGCTGGGCCGGTTACCCTTGCGGGCATCGGCGAGCAGGGTAAACTGGCTCACCACCAGAACTTCTCCACCAACATCCTGCACCGAGCGGTTCATCTTCCCTTCCTCATCGGAGAAGATGCGCATCTGTACCAGTTTGCGGGCCATCCAGTCCAGGCGGGCGGCATCGTCATCAGGAGCGAAGCCGGCCAGCACCAGCAGCCCGGGGCCAATCTGGCCGGTAATCCGGCCTTCCACGGTCACGCTGGCCTGCCGGACACGTTGGAGCACAATGCGCATACGTAAATCTGGGTAATTTGCGGGAGAATAAGAAAGCTGCAAGTACGGTGGTATCAGCCATAATCAGCACTGATCCGGTCCGACAACCTTTCCCGGTCAACAGTTTTGGCCTGTCTTTTCCTATCCTCTCTACCTCGTACGTGCTGTCCCGGCCTTCCCGTTTCCTTACTCAGCATCAGCTGCTCTGGCTAGTAGCGGCGCTATTGCTCCTGCTGCCCATCCGGCTGCACGGGCTGGCAGCGGCAGCCCTGCCCGACTATGACTCGGTGCGCAACTGGCAGATTGTGCAGGAAATAGCCCGGGGCCAGTTGCAGCACCTGTTTCACCACGGCAGCCCCGCTTTTGCATTAGTGTATGCGCCCGTGGCGTGGCTTACCACCGATTACCGTGTTTTCCAGCATCTGAACGCCGTGGTGGCCGTGGCAGCGGTGGGGCTGCTGGCCCGGTATATAGCCCGGAATGCCCAGTTAAGCGGCTGGCAAACCGGCCTGCTGGTGTTACTGATGGGAACCAGTGTGTTTCTCACCTTTTCCGGCCGCGACTTCACCATGAGTTCCTGGAGCCTGCTGTGTTTCGCCGGGTTGCTGGGGGCCTATTACCAACGGCTGCACTTTCCGGCGGCTGGCACGCTTTACCGCGCCGGTATCTGGCTGATGCTGGGCCTGTGCTTCAACTACAAATTTCTGTTAACGTTACCCATTCTGGCCGTGCTGGAATGGTGGCGGGCTGATGGCTTATTGTGGCGGAACGGGCACTGGTGGCGTATAGCGGCGTTGTTAGCACTGCCTTATCTGGTGCTGGGCGCGGTGGGCGTAGCGGCCGGCTTACCCTGGTATCTGTGGCCGGCTATTTACTACAAAGTGGCCTTTCCGGATGCCGCCAACGCCGCCGGACGCGCCGCTACTCTCCACCCCGATTTTTTGTATTATCTGCGTTACCTCCGGGACTTTGAGTCGGGGCTGGTCTGGATAGGGCTGCTGGGGCCGGTACTGCTGCTGCGCCAGCTGCGGCGGGGCACGCCGCCGGGTCTGGAACTGTATCTGGCGGTGTGGGGATGGTGCCTGCTGGCGGGTATGTCGTTACTGGTAAAGGCCCCCCGGGGCTTGCTGTGGGCTTATGGGTTGTGGTACGCCCTTGGTCTACTGCAGCTGCGGCGGTTACCGGTCCTGGCCCTGGCCGGCGTATTACTGGCTGCCATCAGCCTCAACCTCTTCCGGATTCAGCAAGAAGTCTACGCCTATTCGCCTACCAGTTACCCGGCCGTAGCCGCTTGGCTCAGGACCCATGCGGCCGGTCCGGTGGCCAGCTCTGTGGGCCTGGGCCTGGCTCCCTTTCGCACCCCTAACGATACGGTGCGGGTGCTGATGCAGGAACAGGACCTGTCCGCATTACGCCGGCAGGGGTACCACTATGTGCTGCTTGATGCGTACTGGCGCGTCACCAACGTGCAGCAGTTCCAGCAATTGCAGCAGCAGCCGGCCGTGGCGGCGTGGCCGGAGCCGCTGCTGACGTCGCCCTTGCTGTTTCTGGAACACTCCGAGTTTACTGGCTTAGGCTACGAGGAAACCTTACGCCTGCAACGGGCTGCCCAACAGGACACCGTACAGCTACGCCTGCTCAAACTCTGAAACGGGATAGGTATAAACGCAAACCGGCTCCGCTGAGCGGAGCCGGTTTCTACATGTAGTTATCTGACAGACCAGCTACTGCGGCCGCGCGGTAGTAGGCAGACTATTCGGATCAACGAACGGAATATTCGCTTGGTAGCTGCTGTTGATGGTTTTGATGAACGCGTTAGCCAGCAGGGCGTTACCCCGGGGCGTGAGGGAATACAGGTCGAGCGAGAAGAAATTACCCCGTACCGGCTCCGAGGAATACTCCACCCCGTTCACTGAAATACGCTTGTTTACCTGGAAGAACAGCTCGTTTTCCAGATCCACGGTGGGCAGCAGGTACACCTTATCGGCTAAACGTTTCAGCTCCGTATTGAGGGCCAGTAGTGGCGAGTTTACCCGGCTGAATTCGGTATAGTCGAGCACGTCGCGGCGCACGATGGGGTTACGTTTGCTCAGGCCGTAGCGGGCCGTAACAACAGTGCCGTTGGGCAGCGTTACTTGCTCCGCCGTGCCCAACCGGCTAAGACCTGTGGGCAGAATAAAGTCACCGGCATCAATCGGCCGTACAATGTTGGCAATAGAGGACCGCACATAAATGGAGTCGGGGCTGTTGCCTTGGGTCAAAGTTCCCCGGATACCGTCTTTGCCGCCCAGCCGTAGTACGGGCAGGTTCTGAATAGTTGGTAGCAGGGCAATTACGCCCTTTCGGCCATTGGCCGTGAGGCGGTCCAGCACCTTTTTGGCATTGGCATTCAGCAATGAGCTGCTGGGAGCCGTGCCACACTCGCCACCATTCAGGATGTAAGGCAGCGCATCACCTAACCCCATAAAGAAGGTAAAGAACGTGGCATTAGCCGAAGCATCCGTCACCGTTTGCAGGTAAGTGCGGTTGTCATTGGTAGGCAGCAGGCGCTCAAAATACGGATTGAAAGTACCCGTGCGCGACTGATTAGCCGTGTTGCCCAATCCCACCACTTCCACCTGTGTCAGGCCCAGGCCCGGTACTCCCAGGTTCTGGCTGAGCGCCGAAGCGGGAGCCTGCGCGTACAGAAACGTCGTATCGGCACCGCCGCAGGCAGCTGGGTTGGCAATGTAGTTACCCCGCACGGCCCGGCCTTTCGTTACGCGGGCGGTCTGGGGCAGGCCCAGGGCATCAATCCCGCGCAGGGTGAGGTAGCCCGTGCCGGTACCAATCGGCAGCAACCCTTGGGTGAAAGTAGCTGGGGGATTAATACGGATGAATTGCTGCGCCAGCAGCGCCGGATACGCATACTGCTGACTAGTGGCCGTCAGACCACCGTCGCTGATACCGGCCGTGTAGCCGTCGCCGACAGCCAGATACTTCGCCACGTCCAAGGTGCCGGCAGTTGGCGTGGGCTCTGCTTGATCGGGCGTGCAGCCGGCCAGCAGGCCACCGAAAGCCAACGGCAGAACAGCATACCGCATCGACTGGCGAAACGTCAGCCCCGAAAAGTGAAGATGAAAGCGTTGCATGAGGAAGGTCGGTAGCAGTTATTTCTTGGAGCCGAACGAATACGATACCCCGGCGGCCAGGGTGTGCACCATGGTACGGTAGGTACCGGCAATATTGGGCGACTGGTACTGGGTGCGGTTCACGCGTGCGGTACGGTTGCCGGCCATATCCAGACTGTAGCCCAGGTCCAGCATCACTTTGCTCAGACGCAGACTCACGCCCAGTGCGCCCCCGAGGCGGTTGCCGTCGGGCAACTCCGGCGAAATGTACTCGTCGCGCACCGGTGACTCGTCGTAGCTCACGCCGGCCCGCAGCAGCAGGTCTTTCGAGACTTCGTACTCCCCCCCTACCCGGAAGGCCATGGCATCTTCGTAGCGGCGGCCGTTGCGCACGCGCGGGCCGGTCTGGGCTTCGAAGTTAAGCGAGTCGTAGCTGCTCCAGCCGGTTAGGGCAAAATCGAACGTAACCAGCAGCTTGTCGGTCATCTGGTCGGCCAGACCTACCGCCAACGACGACGGTAGCTTTACTTCCGTATTGAAGCCAGAGCTGGCCGGATACCGGTCGGCATCCAGGGCCGGCACGTTCCGGTAGTCGGCGGTGCCGTTGTTCACTTTCAACGTTACCGGTCCCCGGAAGCTGATACCAAACGACAAATCGTCGCCGGTACGGCCGTACATGCCCAGGTTGTAGCCCAGGCCGCTGCCGCTGCCTTCGTAACGGGCCGTGGCCTCCAGGTCGTCATACTGACCCAGGCTCCGCTCCCGCTTGAGGCGGCCGTGGGCGTAAATGACGCCGGCCCCCAGGCTGAAGTTGTCATTCACCTTGAAAGCGGCCGTGGGCTGCACAAACACCGTCTGCATGCTGGCCGAGCGCACTATGCTGCTGCCTTCCCAGAAGGACGGCCACTTGGTATCGTAGCCGAAGGGCGTGTTAATACTCAGGCCCACTTTCACCCGGTCGTTAATGGGGTGCGTGGCGTAGAAATACCCGCCGGGCATAACCACAAAATCCTGCTTGGTCTGGAGCCGGGAATCGGTACCCAGAAACGACGTGGTGCGGGCCGTGCCCATACCACCGAAGCTTAGGTGCGTGAGCGAATCCAAGTGGCCCAGGATACCGGGGTTGTAGAAAATACCCGACGCGTCGCGGGAGTAGGCCGTGGCGGCCCCGCCCAAACCCAATAGACGGGCATTCTGGGGGCCATTCTGAAAGCCACCAGCCGAAGCCGCGTACGAAAGAAACAAGAAACCAACAGGGAGGAAACGTCGCGTCATGCAGGCAGTTTTTCGGATAATAGGCTGCAAAGGTAGCTGGAATTCAGCTGAGTTGAGAGCCGAATATTGCACGCGGAAGATTGACCACGGAGCGTTTTTTTGCTTTCTGTCGCCGAATTATCACACCAGTATTTTGCCTCCTACCGCTTGATGCCCAAGCTGTCGAGGCGCTGCTGGTAGCGGCGGGCATTCTGCCTGTGCTCGGCGTACGTGGCCGCAAAATCGGAAAAGCCGCTGCCGTCGGGGCGGGCACAGAAGAATACGTAATCGTGTCGTGCAGGCTTGAGCACCGCGTCCAGGGTCTGGCGGTTGGCGGAGGTGATAGGACCGGGCGGCAGGCCCTTGTGCTTGTAGG containing:
- a CDS encoding SusC/RagA family TonB-linked outer membrane protein gives rise to the protein MKHKYLIPLGCGLILATTASAQTRTVSGRVTDAAGTGLPGVTVLERGTSNGTSTGTDGSFTLSVQPGATLVLSSIGFDTQNLVVGDRTSVTATLKTAANELGEAVVVGYGTQSKQDLTGAITQLGGREVQNAPVPSFEQAIQGKAAGVFIENSSGKLGQGIKVRVRGTSSVSGGTQPLYVIDGIPIISEDQSATAAATNPIADLNPNDIESISILKDASASAIYGSRASNGVVLITTKRGKSGDTRFTLGYQTGRSTPTNKKDFLNAQQYVDYFREAGVNADLVDFTESRLQRYSAGNNDYQTAAVNTDWQEEAFQDAPFSQYDLSVSGGSEKTRFFVSGLYSDQSGILIGNKFEKISARTNLDHKVSDKFSLGLNFNLTRTRNNRIANDNAFSNPMQIVALAPITPLIDPRTNLVSGQLDPATGNPNTNYPTYYNPVLSKIGSSYVALVYRNLGNVYAQYEFIKGLTFRTEIGVDILNQEEDQFAGRVTARNSGPNNGDGFNRRVTNARFTTNNFLTYRNTFNENHTLEVVAGTAYEERKIKSNSVSGQQFPSDSYRTIFNSALITAGSSRETGSSLVSYFGRANYSFANKYLVSASLRADGSSRFGANNRFGYFPAASVGWVLTEESFLSDQKVLSFLKPRFSYGLTGNQDFPDFGPRGLWAGDAGYAGVPGQRPFQIENPDFKWESTRQADLGLEFGFLEGKISGEVDVYQKKTDDLALNVNVPGTSGFARQFRNVGKLENKGLEVALNTRNLEGAFTWNTSLNFSINRNKLTDLQGQVIDGGFLNRAIEGRPIGAFFGVEYAGVDPANGDALYYLNTTNTDGSTNRNTTNVYDDAVRVYIGNPNPDWTGGVTNTFTFKGIDLGVTFQGVFGNQIYDGGGKFQSANATGGFDNLTTDQLDRWQNPGDITNVPRAVLFDIPRTGNDFSTGGAGESSRFLSDGSYVRLKTVTLGYTLPASVLKLAHLSTARLYVSGVNLLTFTDYKGWDPEVNADYLSSDANTGNISQGNDFYSAPQAKTLTFGVNIGF
- a CDS encoding ribonuclease D — protein: MPDIQYITEAAAVAQAAEALQQKPRVGIDLEFDDMRHRYGRNLALIQIFDGEIVYLIDPLPLTNPAHDLEPLWAILRDPAVEKVFHSCKSDILLLDELYDVHVRNIIDTSVQYTLLAEADNNISLGRLIQQELGLEVDKGEQKSNWLKRPLTEGQKHYAANDVLYLFELTDRLQAKLAALGRTTWSEQENQALEEVRYSRDERPYLRLAGKYRIQPQELPMFRDLFLLRDEVARHIDRPSYMVASNDRLAELTRLPVTSSGHLRNAPGLHPELKRSPFAERLVELANEDRPAEPVLPAEQRRFPFRRRLTGAKAAQADAREALLLALKNHLAEDQSPIMANLVLSNRLIADIIEQGADQTLRPWQHALLQETAQKHELDFQQIARPFDLQG
- a CDS encoding nucleotide pyrophosphohydrolase, with the protein product MTIEEAQQTVDHWIQTTGVRYFNELTNMAMLTEEVGEVARIIARQYGEQSFKESDKDKVLADELADVLFVVICLANQTGVNLTEALESNLLKKTQRDATRHQQNEKLK
- the dtd gene encoding D-aminoacyl-tRNA deacylase; translated protein: MRIVLQRVRQASVTVEGRITGQIGPGLLVLAGFAPDDDAARLDWMARKLVQMRIFSDEEGKMNRSVQDVGGEVLVVSQFTLLADARKGNRPSYTGAAPPPVAIPLYEQFVQLVSDLLGRAVATGEFGADMQVELLNDGPVTIVLDSSEKQ
- a CDS encoding OmpP1/FadL family transporter, encoding MFLSYAASAGGFQNGPQNARLLGLGGAATAYSRDASGIFYNPGILGHLDSLTHLSFGGMGTARTTSFLGTDSRLQTKQDFVVMPGGYFYATHPINDRVKVGLSINTPFGYDTKWPSFWEGSSIVRSASMQTVFVQPTAAFKVNDNFSLGAGVIYAHGRLKRERSLGQYDDLEATARYEGSGSGLGYNLGMYGRTGDDLSFGISFRGPVTLKVNNGTADYRNVPALDADRYPASSGFNTEVKLPSSLAVGLADQMTDKLLVTFDFALTGWSSYDSLNFEAQTGPRVRNGRRYEDAMAFRVGGEYEVSKDLLLRAGVSYDESPVRDEYISPELPDGNRLGGALGVSLRLSKVMLDLGYSLDMAGNRTARVNRTQYQSPNIAGTYRTMVHTLAAGVSYSFGSKK